From Diceros bicornis minor isolate mBicDic1 chromosome 21, mDicBic1.mat.cur, whole genome shotgun sequence, the proteins below share one genomic window:
- the LOC131419631 gene encoding CMP-N-acetylneuraminate-beta-galactosamide-alpha-2,3-sialyltransferase 1 has protein sequence MATTRKRILKLLTLLILFIFLTSFLLNYSNTMVATPWFPKQMVLELSENVKRLMRYPHRPCTCARCIGQREVSSWFDERFNRSMQPLLTAQNALLEEDTYNWWLRLQREKQPNNLNDTIKELFRVVPGNVDPLLEKRSVGCRRCAVVGNSGNLKESWYGPQIDSHDFVLRMNKAPTAGFEADVGSKTTHHLVYPESFRELAENVSMVLVPFKTTDLEWVVSATTTGTISHTYVPVPAKIQVKKDKILIYHPAFIKYVFDTWLQGHGRYPSTGILSVIFSLHICDEVDLYGFGADSRGNWHHYWENNPSAGAFRKTGVHDGDFESNVTATLASIDKIRIFKGR, from the exons ATGGCGACCACGAGGAAAAGGATTCTCAAACTGCTCACCCTCCTCATCCTcttcatcttcctcacctccttcttgCTGAACTACTCCAACACCATGGTGGCCACCCCCTGGTTCCCCAAGCAGATGGTCCTCGAGCTCTCTGAGAACGTCAAGAGGCTGATGCGGTATCCCCACAGGCCCTGCACCTGCGCTCGCTGCATCGGACAGCGGGAGGTCTCGTCCTGGTTCGACGAGAGGTTCAACCGGTCCATGCAGCCGCTGCTGACAGCGCAGAACGCACTCCTGGAGGAAGACACCTATAACTGGTGGCTG AGGCTCCAGCGGGAGAAGCAGCCCAACAACTTGAACGACACCATCAAGGAGCTGTTCCGAGTGGTGCCCGGAAACGTGGACCCCCTGCTGGAGAAGAGGTCGGTGGGCTGCCGGCGCTGTGCCGTTGTAGGCAACTCGGGCAACCTGAAGGAGTCCTGGTACGGGCCGCAGATAGACAGTCACGACTTCGTGCTGAG gaTGAACAAGGCCCCCACAGCGGGGTTTGAGGCCGACGTGGGGAGTAAGACCACCCACCATCTGGTGTACCCCGAGAGCTTCCGGGAGCTGGCGGAGAACGTCAGCATGGTCCTGGTCCCCTTCAAGACCACCGACCTGGAGTGGGTGGTCAGCGCCACCACCACGGGCACCATCTCCCA CACCTACGTTCCTGTGCCCGCGAAgatccaagtgaaaaaggataag ATCCTGATCTACCACCCGGCCTTCATCAAGTACGTCTTCGACACCTGGCTGCAGGGCCATGGGCGGTACCCGTCCACCGGCATCCTCTCGGTCATCTTCTCCCTGCACATCTGTGATGAG GTGGACTTGTATGGCTTCGGGGCAGACAGCAGAGGGAACTGGCACCATTACTGGGAGAACAACCCGTCGGCGGGGGCTTTTCGCAAGACCGGGGTGCACGATGGGGACTTCGAGTCCAACGTGACGGCCACCTTGGCGTCCATCGACAAGATCCGGATATTCAAGGGAAGATGA